AGACAATTCATCCACTATTATTATACTTCCAGACCTGAAATCAACACAGTACTCTCCCTTAAGCTTCACCCGAGCTGTTACTGCACTCTTTCACTTCCTCTTTCTACGTATTCTCACCCCTCTTTGATATCCCGTTCCCGTTTATCTCTGTTCGATTCTTCAACCTCTCACCTTACACTTTTTCCATcgtcctcatcttcttcctctacCGTGAGCTTCCATGAATTCTCAATCTcgttcactctctctctctctctctctctagtgcTCTCTGTTTCTTTTCGTTTTTCCTCAGCCAAGAACAGAGCAAGGAAGAAAGTAAAACagaattaagaaagaaaaggacaagaaaaaaaatcacacgTGGAGCCCATGCCATGCTCCAGCAAATCTAAAGtgtattatgtatatatgattatatatatatatatatgcatttataagtatttatgtatatatgcatgttgtaataaaataaaaaaataccgGGTCTCACGAGTGGTAGGTTAACCCTAGGAgcaatatattaattagcaACCACGGCTTTTACCAACAAGGGATGGATTCCACCCCTCACGTTCTCTTTTGGGGGCAATTAAACAAGGCAAAAACACAGATCTACTTGCCTGCATATGTTACTGcaagttttttttcccttgattAACATGATGGAAAAATTTAAGGATATCTAGGAAGGAAAGACCATTTTCAATATGTTTCTTTAGTCgttccttctctctttcttcagTTGTCTTTATTGGGTGGGGAGGTGTACTTTGATACTCTTTTTAAATCTGGACATGCCGTGCCTGGAAGGAGGAGATGCCTGCATATTTTGCATTTGTTTAACTTGCAGGTATTGAAACCTTTGTACTGAAGTTGTAAGTGTCGTCTCTACCAATTTCCGCGCGCATCAATATACCATTGCTGTACATCTCAACTTGGAAAGCCTCCCTCCTCactctcctcctcctgctgACAGTTTTCTCTGAGCTGAATGGCGATTCTTGAATATCGCAGCTTCTGGATAGCAGGATgcacacccaaaaaaaagctCAATACTCTTAAACTGAATAGACAAATGGAGCTATGGAAAGCTGAGAGAGTAGAACTGCTTATGGCTTCAGTAATGGGGGTTTACATGAACCCACTTTCATTGGTAAGCTTTGTACTGGTCAAATTAGAGATTTCTTCTTCATATGCCACGTGTGTCCCCATCTGAAGTCGGCGGAAGCTCGCTTATTGATCTGAGAGTGACagtcttttttgttttgttggttTTAATTTCGGGTTTCGGTTCAGTTCGGGTTAAAAAGACAGAACCCAAAACCGACCTGTACGTAAGGATACTAGTTCGATTCTAGAACCGAACCGATAACCAAAGAACCCGAAACGAACTCGTTATTTGGTTCAGGTTGGTTCAGGTTTTCGGTTCTACTCGAACCATGGAGACTTCTAGTACCAACACTTAATaacttgaacttttaagtgaaTATGGACCCAAGTCCATAGAaaccaatgaaaattttatggtATAAGAGCCCGGGTTATGCATATGTGCGCATACGCACTAACACCACGCCAAGTCCAATGTTTCCGAGAGTAGCCAAAAGCAtgcctcgtgttagtccccTCTCACCCGAGCAAAGAAGATAAGCCCGACTCGAGGGTAGTTGCTGAGGGCGGATGTTTAAGGACACATGAAAACGTATAGatagaaatagaccacacgttgccacaTGGAGAAAATAAAGGAATAACCTTGGATTTATATTTTAGGTGGACATGGCTCAAGTTCTTATAAATCCAATGAAAATTCTTTAATTAGTCTCGTGAAGTCTGTATTACTTGAACGTCTGAGCAACACCGCAATCTCTGCAAGATACGAACGGATTACTTGAACTTCTATGTTAACGGATTCATTTAGTGGCAGTTATTCGAACTGGACGAAAGTAACATACTTGCGATGCATAGCTGGAACAGTAAGGACTGCAGTAACCTATTATTGTCACAAATAAcaaaggagggaaaaaaaaaaaggctccTAGGATTTACAGGGACTATGGTTGGCCCAATTCTTTGATATCTAATTTAAAATCCTTAATCATAGAAAGGAAAAGcagaaaaaaggaagaacCAAAAAGCAAACTTTAAATTGCACTTTCTGAACTATTTGTGCGTGCTTTTCATGAGATGAGATAGGGTAATGCTTGTTTTCTTCGCAAGCCACCTCGTTTATGTTCTATCAGGACTTCAGGTATAGTCGAACACAGTATGCAGTCGTTTTCCGGTGCTTCACCTGATGTTCGGCTTGGGTGTTCCTCCGCAACAAGTTCTCCAACTCAGTTTCAATTCCAATtacattttaaattataacaaGCTAGTCCTACTTGAAGCAGAGTTCTGTAGGTCTACGAAATTTTTCGTCTGTGGGAGaaaggaaactaataaattaaGCTAAACAGTACTGATTCGCCCTATGCAGTTTATTTTATGTATTGGACACAGTTGAAGCTACATGAGAAGGTGAACTTTTTTTAACGTTTATCTTATCATTAAACTTTTGCAATTCCGTGTGACGGAAAGCAGTGGTAGCTTAGCCCGAGAagcattattaattaatattagttACCAGCCTCGGCTTTTACGAAACTAGGGATGGATTCCATTCCTcacattttcttttgcttcattGGATAATATACGTGGAGACATTTGAAGATATCAAGGGAAGGGCAGGACGGACAATTTTCATGCCTGGGGAGGAAGAGATGTCTGCATATTTTGCATTTGTTTAACTCGCAGGTATTGAGATCTACTTATTTGAGTTGTAAGGTTCGTATCTACCAATTTCTTGGCGGATCGATATAACATTGCTGCACGACCCCTCTTGACTTGGAAAGCCTCCCCACCCCCTCCTCACCCTCCTTTTCCCGCTTGCTGACAGTTATCCTCTGAGCTGAATGGCGAGTCTTGAGTACCCCGGCCATTGCCATGCCCTGATCCGGCAAGAGATCAGCGAGAACTGCAGGGTTGCCTGCTCTATGTGTGGTCAAGATATTCGCGGCACGGCCTACTGTTGTCAAGAGCACTGTGACTTCTTTCTGGATGAGTCATGTGCTTCAGTGGAATTCCCTCCGCAGATAAAGCACCCTTCTCATCCCCAACACTCACTCTCACTCACCCTCACACCCGGCAAACCTTGGTATGATTACAATTGTGGAGATTGTAGCTTCAGCCTGGAAGCAAAATTTGCAATTGCAACTTTGTCCGCTCCTCAAGATGAGCAGCAAGAGGAGGAAGCGAATGTCATTGAGCATATTTTTGATGAGCACCCCCTCACCTCTTTCCACGTGAATATACCAAACTGGTTCATGTGCAGAGGGTGCTGGTTAAGGATTTCCGGCCGAGTTTATGGTTGTTGCCGCTGCAGGGTCTTGCTTCATGAGTCGTGTGCTCTGGCACCAAGAACAATTTTGCGACACCCCTTTCACCCCCAGCACCCTCTCACCCTTGTCTTCGATTGCGGTAAGGGCTTCCATTGCCAAGCTTGTGATACTGAAAGGCACAATTACCTTGCATACTACTGCCATGAATGCCGGATCCATCTTGATATGCCATGTGCTAGTGCTATCACGTTTCCATCTCATCCATCCCCTGAGAGGGAGCATGAAGCGGAGGGGTCCACCATGATCCAACACTTTTCCCACCGGCACCCACTGAAATTTATGCAATTGAGCACAGTGGGCACAGACATCCGCTGCCAAGTCTGTGAGCTCAACATATCCGGTGAACTTTATTGTTGCCCTGAATGTATTTTCTTCGTCCACAAATTATGTGCTGATGAATTACCTCAAGAGATAGCACATTATCTTCATCCCGAACACCCTCTTACCTATCAAGGAGAGTGCCAGTACAAATCAGGAGGATTCCGTTGCAATTGCTGTTTACGGGAGTACATCGGTAAGGCGAGTTTCCACTGTGAAAGGTGTCATTTTGACCTTGACCCCAAATGTGCTATGCAAACTCATTCTGCTTTTCAAGGAGGTATTGCTACCAAAATCCAAGCTTTTAGTTATCTTCCAACCATGACACTCTATTACTTCAAGCCCAACAAGAATCTAGTCTATCGTTGTGTGGCTTGTATGCAACCGCTAACGACTGAATGCGTAACCTATCACAACCGCGAATGCATTCCTGACATCATGATGCTTCATATATCGTGTGCTCAGCTACCCTTGGAGCTAGAGCACCAATTTCACCCGCAGCATCAGCTGAAATTTGTCCCAAGGTCAACGTCAGCTCACCACTTTTATTGCAGTGCTTGTCATGTAAAATCAGAGGGCTCCGCTTTCTACTGTGCTGAATGTGAATTTCTCCTTGATTTAGCATGTGCATCCTTGAAGCCGACGCTTAAACATCACCACCATGAACACAGTTTAGCCTATTTTCAGAGAAGTCCGTATAAGTACCCGCGGTGCAATACTTGTAGGAGGAGCAGTAGGATTGATGTCTATTGCTGCCTGCCCTGCAACTTTAATCTTCATCATAAGTGCCTTCCACTTCCACCTGTCATTGAACATGAATGTCACCCATATCATCCATTAGTCCTATTTGATAAGTTTGTTCAGGGAGACCCCAACGACCAGTACTGCGATTTCTGTGAGGAAATCAGGAATCCTGACCATGGAGTTTACCGTTGTGATGAATGCTGGTACACAACTCATATTGACTGCGTAATCTCTAGGTCTGAGGTAAGTCCAGCATtctgaaattttcattttttttttcattatttggtCATTGCATATTATAGAAGGAAATGCAGAATTATATGATCACCACAGTCGTACTAAGCATATCAATCATTCCTCGTCATTTCCAGGGAGAAGGAAATACATCAGAACAAATTGACGACCCTCGACTCACCAaattaaatgaagaaattgCAGGCCTTGAGGAGATAATCAAGGTGGTAGAGACAAATCTGGAGGCATTAACAGAAAATATGGAGGCACTTAATGtaaggagagagagaattctGAAACGTGAGCACAAGAAGAGCTTATAGTTCATAGTCTCGCAGTTGAAACCATCCCATTGATTcgatatattttcattgtaaTCAGACATGTATGAGTTTGTGTTCGTCAAATCACAGTTCATTCCTCTAGTGTGTGCCAACCAGGTgtaatattttacttttagtTCAATTCATTAGCACAAATACTGGCCCTGCTATTACTTCTTGTTCACAGAGGATTTATCTCACCCCGTTCGTCGCGGATTTATCTCTCCCCTGTGCCCTGAGTGAGACCAAAACAGGTTCATGCTTTCTATCAGCAGCAAATAAAGCTTCTGACCAACGTTCTTTAGCATGAGAGCTTGTAACCTGTTAGAGTGTCCGAGTTTTCGACCTACATTAAgtaagagaaggaaaaaaatgaaaagggaaAGGGAGGGAGGAGAAGATTTTATTCGATAGAGTAAAATGCAGTTTGCACCCTAACCTTTGGGCTTAGTGGCAAAGTGCCCCCAACCTTAAAAAATGCGAAAAGGTTTTCGTTGAAGTCAATGCCTGGTTATGGTGAATACCCTTTGGCTACTAATCAGGCTTTATGCCTCTAAATTGAGCCATCTTCTTCGTATTTGGTCTTGTAAACCTATTTTAGACCAATAACATCTTTTCCATTCAGAAGATCCACAAGCTCCCATGTGTGATTCTTCTCTATAACTGCAATTTCTTCACCCATAGCTTTTATCCATCTTCATCTTTGACTGCTTCCTTAAAATTTTGAGCTCACATGCATAAAATGCTAAATCACATGCTTCATAAAGTTTTGATTGCGAGTCTAAAATCGATGATGATGAACTTGGGCTCAAATTTGGGATGAGGCTGTGCTTGGTCAGAAAACATCTTCATCTGCACTCACTTCATGATTTGGATCGTATATCAACTTCCTTTCTCACCAACTCTTTCATGGAAATTCCATAAAGCTTCTTCATATCAAAGATTACATCACAAGTTTCTATGAGCTTTTTTGCCCTTGAATTGAATAGACGATATCCTTTTGATTCGTCACTATAACGGAGAAAGATATATTCCCCGCCTTTCTCATCAAACTTCTCCCTTTGCTGTGATGGGATTAGTGAATATGCAATACATCCAAAGactttgagaaaattttcctGAGGTTTCCTTCCATGCCAAGCTTAATCCGGAGTTTTATTGAGAGCAGCTTTTATTGGAGATCTGTAAAAGATATAAATGCAGTAAAAACTGCTTCCGCCCAATAATCATTTGGCAAATCTTTATCTTTAATCATGCTTCGGGCCATTTCAACAATTGTGCGAATTTTACGCTCTACGACGCCATTTTGTTGAGACATGTAACGTACTAGCAGTCGTTTGATTCCTTACTCCTTGcaataattttgaaacttaTTGGATGTGACCTCATTACCACGATCTGTtctgaaaattttcaacttcTTGTCAGTTCGCCTCTCTGCTAAGGCTTTAAATTTGAGAAAGGTAGAGAAGACTTTCGAATTTTCTCTGAGAACCTTGTGTAATCATTAACGAATAAAATAAAGTACATGTTTCCTCCAAGTGATGTTGTCCTCATCGGACCGCAAATATCTGCATGTACCTATTCCAATGGTGCCTTTGCTTTCCAAGACACCTTAGGAAATGAGAGCTGATGCATCTTGCCATATATGCATCCTTCATAAATCATAGAATTAGAGACTGGCTCAGAGAGCTTAATTCATTCAACTGCAAGAACGATTACATATAGGCCGGCTAGGGCAGAGTAAACGGAAACTATCCTATGCTAAAAAACTTTGCTAAACTGAGAAAGAAATCTGCAAAATTCCTAGCCTGACTATTGTACAAAATTACAATCGAAATTGactatttttccttattttattaCATATGCATGTCTACTTATTTTTCCTTGACCTGCACAAAATacttatgtaatatatatatatatatatatatattataatttattatataaatggaAATACATATTATATGCCAAGAAATCAAGGTTTAATGCTTATGTAGTTAATCATATGCAAAGCCTTCACGATATtatcaaattatataaaaatacatataaataccATCTCTTatgtttctatttttttgTAATCAATATccgtatatatatttgagcTTAGATAACAAAAATATTCTAAATATGTCTTATTagcaataattaattgaaaaaaactattttttccagaataattattttaagtaACTATATTTCAGTTGCTTTTTTTTCTAAGATAATTTTCTTAGATTGTGTATTTCCtttgtaaaattaattttcaaattaaaataattttttacaattattttgcTTTCCTGTATATTAATTTCGATGATAGTTTCCTAAATTTTATCAAAGTGTGTGATTCCAACTTGGAATACTTTATCGAATAGGAGATTCCAAAGAGACAATCCACCTCTAATTAACTTATTTATGATTACTTTGGCGGAATGAAATCACTAAAGGGCCATAATATAAACTAAATTATGTTAGCTTAATACTACTActatcaataaaatttatatggcgtaattttatccttttctagagaacaattttctacattaaatatttaattaatctatATTGCGTATTACtcgaaaatttttatatattctccGTTCAACACGCGGGCATTTATCCAGTTTAAATTAACTCATAATGATGCATTGCTATGCGAGCTGACTCTTGACGAGTCCTAAAACATTATTCCGCTACCAACTTGCccttcatctttttctttttgtcgtTTAATCATCT
The sequence above is drawn from the Punica granatum isolate Tunisia-2019 chromosome 5, ASM765513v2, whole genome shotgun sequence genome and encodes:
- the LOC116207149 gene encoding uncharacterized protein LOC116207149, with protein sequence MASLEYPGHCHALIRQEISENCRVACSMCGQDIRGTAYCCQEHCDFFLDESCASVEFPPQIKHPSHPQHSLSLTLTPGKPWYDYNCGDCSFSLEAKFAIATLSAPQDEQQEEEANVIEHIFDEHPLTSFHVNIPNWFMCRGCWLRISGRVYGCCRCRVLLHESCALAPRTILRHPFHPQHPLTLVFDCGKGFHCQACDTERHNYLAYYCHECRIHLDMPCASAITFPSHPSPEREHEAEGSTMIQHFSHRHPLKFMQLSTVGTDIRCQVCELNISGELYCCPECIFFVHKLCADELPQEIAHYLHPEHPLTYQGECQYKSGGFRCNCCLREYIGKASFHCERCHFDLDPKCAMQTHSAFQGGIATKIQAFSYLPTMTLYYFKPNKNLVYRCVACMQPLTTECVTYHNRECIPDIMMLHISCAQLPLELEHQFHPQHQLKFVPRSTSAHHFYCSACHVKSEGSAFYCAECEFLLDLACASLKPTLKHHHHEHSLAYFQRSPYKYPRCNTCRRSSRIDVYCCLPCNFNLHHKCLPLPPVIEHECHPYHPLVLFDKFVQGDPNDQYCDFCEEIRNPDHGVYRCDECWYTTHIDCVISRSEGEGNTSEQIDDPRLTKLNEEIAGLEEIIKVVETNLEALTENMEALNVRRERILKREHKKSL